In Syntrophales bacterium, the following are encoded in one genomic region:
- a CDS encoding sigma 54-interacting transcriptional regulator: protein MKNIEELKLLYEISMALHESLDLKKSLYKVVDILAVSLGMIRGTITILNPLRDEISIEVAHGLTKGAIERGKYRVGEGITGRVIATGNPLVIPKISEEPLFLNRTATRRKGVDQEFSFICVPIKKGAHVVGALSVDRPYDESFSLPDGEKLLSVIATMIAQHVINLETIYWERDQLRQENQRLRDELANRYRITNIVGNSSRMKEVFQMISQVSRSNVTVLVRGESGTGKELVASAIHYASARAKDPFVKVNCAALPFNLIESELFGHERGAFTGAIRQKVGKFELAHRGTIFLDEIGAIGMDVQVKLLRVIQEREFERVGGTDTIKTDVRIIAATNKNLEEALEKEEFREDLYWRLNVFPIYIPPLRERKTDIILLADYFLEKYAAENQKDIKGFSKTTIDALMNYHWPGNVRELENCMERAVLLCEENIIQNNHLPPSVQTVNKPDNAPGGSLGETVESLERERIVEALKSARGNMAKAARLIGITERKFTYRAAKYGIDFHYYR, encoded by the coding sequence ATGAAAAACATTGAGGAACTAAAGCTTCTTTACGAAATAAGCATGGCGCTCCATGAGAGCCTCGACCTTAAGAAGTCACTCTATAAGGTAGTGGACATCCTTGCCGTTTCACTGGGTATGATTCGTGGTACCATAACGATTCTGAATCCCCTCCGGGATGAGATCAGTATCGAGGTAGCCCACGGCCTCACAAAAGGGGCAATTGAAAGGGGAAAATACAGGGTTGGTGAGGGGATAACCGGCCGCGTCATCGCCACCGGCAATCCCCTTGTGATCCCGAAAATCAGCGAGGAGCCACTTTTTCTGAACCGCACGGCGACAAGAAGAAAAGGGGTGGATCAGGAATTTTCCTTTATCTGTGTTCCCATCAAAAAGGGCGCCCATGTTGTCGGGGCCTTGAGCGTAGATCGTCCGTATGATGAATCATTCTCTCTGCCAGATGGAGAAAAGCTACTCTCCGTCATTGCCACCATGATTGCTCAGCATGTTATCAATCTGGAAACCATTTACTGGGAAAGGGACCAGTTAAGACAGGAGAACCAGAGGCTTCGGGATGAGCTTGCCAACAGATACCGTATTACCAATATTGTGGGAAACAGCAGCAGGATGAAGGAGGTCTTCCAGATGATCTCCCAGGTATCGAGGAGCAACGTCACCGTGCTGGTGCGAGGGGAAAGCGGCACCGGCAAGGAGCTGGTAGCCAGCGCGATCCATTATGCCAGTGCGAGAGCAAAGGATCCCTTTGTGAAGGTGAACTGTGCCGCTTTGCCCTTCAATCTCATTGAAAGTGAGCTTTTCGGTCATGAAAGAGGCGCCTTCACCGGGGCTATTCGACAGAAGGTGGGAAAATTCGAACTGGCCCATAGAGGTACCATCTTCCTGGACGAAATCGGCGCCATTGGTATGGATGTTCAGGTAAAGTTACTGAGGGTAATCCAGGAAAGGGAATTTGAACGTGTTGGTGGCACGGATACCATAAAGACCGACGTGAGGATCATTGCGGCCACCAATAAAAACCTGGAGGAAGCTTTGGAAAAGGAAGAATTCCGGGAGGATCTCTACTGGCGGTTGAATGTCTTTCCTATCTATATTCCCCCTTTGAGGGAACGCAAAACAGATATCATCCTCCTGGCCGATTACTTCCTTGAAAAATATGCCGCTGAGAATCAGAAAGATATCAAGGGCTTTTCCAAAACGACGATTGATGCGCTGATGAACTACCACTGGCCGGGTAATGTGCGGGAACTTGAAAACTGCATGGAGCGGGCCGTGCTTCTCTGCGAGGAAAACATCATTCAGAACAATCACTTACCACCTTCTGTGCAAACCGTAAATAAACCTGATAACGCACCCGGCGGATCACTGGGAGAAACCGTGGAGAGCCTCGAGCGGGAGAGAATTGTT